In Fusobacterium nucleatum, the genomic stretch AAAGGTTGATTTTGATTTAGATAAGATTGAAGAAAATTTCAAAACATTTATGGATCAAATAATTAGATTAAAGCCAGCTTCTTCTAAGGGACAATATCTAAAAACAGTAGCTGTATCATTAACTATGGGACCAGGAGTAAAAATGGATCCTGCTATAGTTGGTAAAATTGTTGGATAATTAAATTGAATATAAATCCAAACCAAAGACCGTAGGGGGATATAATCCTTAAATAACCTACCGAGGTTGGAAGTTAGATATACTAACCTCAAAACTCACCCCCCTGTCTTTGTGATAGGGGTATATTTTTAGAAAAAAGAGGAGGTGAATCAATATGGCAACTCAAGTTAAAAAAGAACTTGTAGCAGAATTAGTTGAAAAGATTAAAAAAGCTCAATCAGTTGTTTTTGTTGATTATCAAGGTATTAAAGTTAATGAAGAAACTTCATTAAGAAAACAAATGAGAGAAAATGGAGCAGAATATTTAGTAGCTAAAAATAGACTATTTAAAATAGCTCTTAAAGAATCTGGTGTTGAAGACAACTTTGATGAAATATTAGAAGGAACAACAGCTTTTGCTTTTGGATATAATGATCCAGTAGCACCTGCAAAAGCAGTATTTGATTTAGCTAAAGCAAAAGCTAAAGCAAAATTGGATGTATTTAAAATTAAAGGTGGTTACTTAACAGGAAAGAAAGTAAGTGTTAAAGAAGTTGAAGAATTAGCTAAATTACCTTCAAGAGAACAATTATTATCTATGTTACTAAACTCTATGTTAGGACCAATCAGAAAACTTGCTTATGCAACTGTAGCAATAGCAGACAAAAAAGAAGAATCTGCTGAATAAAAAAATTAAAAATTAAAATTGATAAAATTTAAGGAGGAAAATAATAATGGCATTTAATAAAGAACAATTTATAGCTGATTTAGAAGCTATGACAGTATTAGAATTAAAAGAATTAGTATCTGCATTAGAAGAACACTTTGGAGTAACTGCTGCTGCACCAGTAGCTGTAGCTGCTGCTGGAGGAGCAACAGAAGCTGCTGAAGAAAAAACAGAATTTGATATAGTATTAAAGAGTGCTGGTGGAAATAAAATAGCTGTAATTAAAGAAGTTAGAGCTATCACTGGATTAGGATTAAAAGAAGCTAAAGACTTAGTTGATAAAGGTGGAGTAATTAAAGAAGCTGCACCAAAAGATGAAGCTAATGCAATAAAAGAAAAATTAACAGCTGCTGGAGCAGAAATAGAAGTAAAATAGTTAATGTTATTCTTTGGTATTAAAAAAATAATAGGCACTCTTGTGAATTTAGAGTGCCTTTTTGCCAACTTTACAGATTAGATAGTTAATCTTTTGGAAGTAAATGAGCCTTTTTTCTTACAAAAGACTAACTATACCAAGTGATTATGACAGGTATAGAGAAAATAAGTGAATTGCATTCTAAATTTTAGATGAAAAATTAAAGCAAGTGAGCCGAGCAAATCTCGGTGTGTTTGAAGCCAATTTATTGGCAAGTTTACCGAATTTGCAGCGAACGTTAATTTTTTATCATTAAGAAATTTAGCTAGCAATGAACTATTTTCTTATACTTATATTTTTAAGGAGAGTGAAACGTGCAAAAACTCATTGAAAGACTTGATTTTGGAAAAATAAAACCTAGGGGTCAAATGCCTCATTTTCTTGAATTTCAATTAAATTCTTATGAAGATTTTTTACAAACTAATATGTCCCCAAATAAGAGAGAAGAAAAAGGATTTGAATTAGCGTTCAAAGAGGTATTCCCAATAGAATCTTCAAATGGAGATGTAAGGCTAGAGTATATAGGATATGAATTACATGAAGCAGAAGCACCTTTAAATGATGAGCTTGAATGTAAAAAAAGAGGAAAAACATATTCTAATTCATTAAAAGTTAGATTAAGACTTATAAACAAAAAAATGGGAAATGAAATCCAAGAATCTCTGGTTTACTTTGGAGAAGTTCCTAAAATGACAGATAGAGCAACATTTATAATAAATGGGGCTGAAAGAGTTGTTGTATCACAATTACATAGATCACCAGGGGTATCTTTTAGTAAAGAAGTTAATACTCAAACAGGTAAAGACTTATTTTCTGGAAAAATAATTCCATACAAAGGAACTTGGCTAGAGTTTGAAACTGATAAAAATGACTTTTTAAGTGTAAAAATAGATAGAAAGAAAAAAGTTTTAGCAACTATATTTTTAAAAGCAGTAGATTTCTTTAAAGATAACAATGAAATTAGAGATTATTTCTTGGAAACAAAAGAGTTGAAATTGAAAGCTCTTTATAAAAAATATTCAAAAAATCAAGAAGAATTATTAAATATTTTAAAACAAGAATTAGAGGGTTCAATAGTTAAAGAAGACATACTTGATGAAGAAACAGGAGAATTTATTGCTGAAACAGAAGCTTTTATAAATGAAGAATTAATAAATAGCTTGATAGAAAATAAGGTAGAAAGTATTTTTTATTGGCATGTTGGTCCTGAAAATAAATTAATTGCAAATACTTTAATGAATGACATAACTTTAACAGAAGACGAAGCTGTTGTGGAAGTATTTAAAAAATTAAGACCAGGGGATCAAGTGACTGTTGATTCAGCTAGAAGCTTGATAAGACAAATGTTTTTTAATCCACAAAGATATGATTTAGAACCTGTGGGTAGATATAAGATGAATAAAAGATTAAAGCTTGATATTCCAGAAGATCAAATTTCATTGACAAAAGAAGATGTTTTAGGAACTATTAAATATGTTATAGATCTTAATAATGGAGATCAAAATGTTCATACTGATGATATAGATAACTTATCAAATAGGCGTATTAGAGGAGTAGGAGAATTACTTCTTATGCAAATCAAAACTGGACTTGCTAAGATGAATAAAATGGTTAGGGAAAAAATGACTACACAAGATATAGAAACAGTAACTCCTCAATCATTGTTGAACACTAGACCATTAAATGCTTTAATCCAAGATTTCTTTGGTTCAGGCCAATTATCACAATTTATGGATCAATCGAACCCACTTGCTGAATTGACACATAAGAGAAGAATATCAGCCTTAGGACCTGGTGGACTTTCAAGAGAAAGAGCAGGATTTGAAGTGAGAGACGTTCACGATTCTCACTATGGAAGAATATGCCCAATAGAAACACCAGAAGGACCAAACATTGGACTTATAGGTTCGCTTGCTACTTATGCTAAGATTAATAAATATGGTTTTATTGAAACACCTTATGTAAAAGTAGAAAATGGAGTAGCATTAGTGGATGATGTTCATTATCTTGCAGCTGATGAAGAAGATGGATTATTTATAGCTCAAGCTGATACTAAGCTTGATAAAAATAATAAGTTGCAAGGTTTAGTAGTTTGTAGATATGGACATGAAATTGTTGAAATAGAACCTGAAAGAGTAAACTATATGGATGTTTCTCCTAAACAGGTTGTATCTGTATCAGCAGGACTTATTCCATTCTTAGAACATGACGATGCCAACAGAGCATTGATGGGATCAAATATGCAAAGACAAGCTGTACCTTTATTGAGATCAGAAGCTCCTTTTATAGGAACAGGACTTGAAAGAAAAGTTGCAGTTGATTCAGGAGCAGTGGTAACTACAAAAGTATCAGGAAAAGTAACTTATGTAGATGGAAAAAAGATAATAATTGAAGATAAAGATAAAAAAGAACATACATACAGACTTTTAAATTATGAAAGATCTAACCAATCAATGTGTCTACATCAAACACCTTTAGTTGATTTGGGAGATAAGGTAAAAGCTGGAGATATAATTGCAGATGGACCTGCCACAAGATTAGGGGACTTATCATTAGGAAGAAATATTCTTATGGGATTTATGCCATGGGAAGGATATAACTATGAAGATGCTATTTTAATTTCTGATAGACTTAGAAAAGATGATGTATTTACATCAATACATATTGAAGAATATGAAATTGATGCAAGAACTACAAAATTAGGTGATGAAGAAATCACAAGAGAAATTCCTAATGTATCTGAAAGTGCTTTAAGAAACCTAGATGAAAATGGTGTAATTATGATAGGTTCAGAAGTAGGACCAGGAGATATATTAGTTGGAAAAACAGCACCTAAAGGAGAAACAGAACCACCTGCTGAAGAAAAACTTTTAAGAGCTATATTTGGAGAAAAAGCAAGAGATGTAAGAGATACATCACTTACTATGCCTCATGGTTCTAAGGGAGTTGTTGTTGATATTCTTGAACTTTCAAGAGAAAATGGTGATGAATTAAAGGCAGGAGTAAATAAATCTATAAGAGTTTTAGTTGCTGAGAAGCGTAAGATAACTGTTGGAGATAAGATGTCAGGAAGACATGGAAACAAAGGGGTTGTTTCAAGAGTATTACCAGCAGAAGATATGCCTTTCTTAGAAGATGGAACTCACTTAGATGTTGTGTTAAACCCTCTTGGAGTACCATCTCGTATGAATATAGGACAAGTTCTTGAAGTACACTTAGGTATGGCAATGAGAACTTTAAATGGGGGAACTTGTATAGCTACTCCAGTATTTGATGGTGCAACAGAAGAACAAGTAAAAGATTATCTTGAAAAACAAGGATATCCAAGAACAGGAAAAGTAACTTTATATGATGGAAGAACAGGAGAAAAGTTTGATAATAAAGTTACAGTTGGAATAATGTATATGTTGAAATTACACCACCTTGTTGAAGATAAAATGCATGCTAGAGCAATAGGACCTTATTCATTAGTAACTCAGCAACCACTTGGAGGTAAAGCACAATTTGGTGGGCAAAGACTTGGAGAAATGGAAGTTTGGGCATTGGAAGCTTATGGAGCATCTAATATACTACAAGAAATGTTAACTGTAAAATCAGATGATATTACTGGAAGAACTAAAACCTATGAAGCTATAATTAAAGGTGAATCTATGCCGGAATCGGATTTACCTGAATCTTTTAAAGTTCTTTTAAAAGAATTCCAAGCATTAGCATTAGATATAGAATTATGTGATGAAGAAGACAATGTTATAAATGTTGACGAAGAAATAGGAATTGAAGATACTCCAACAGAATACTCACCACAATATGAAATAGAAATGACTGGGCTTCATGAAATAGATGAAGATGCGGAAGATTTTGAAGAGTA encodes the following:
- the rplJ gene encoding 50S ribosomal protein L10 — translated: MATQVKKELVAELVEKIKKAQSVVFVDYQGIKVNEETSLRKQMRENGAEYLVAKNRLFKIALKESGVEDNFDEILEGTTAFAFGYNDPVAPAKAVFDLAKAKAKAKLDVFKIKGGYLTGKKVSVKEVEELAKLPSREQLLSMLLNSMLGPIRKLAYATVAIADKKEESAE
- the rplL gene encoding 50S ribosomal protein L7/L12; protein product: MAFNKEQFIADLEAMTVLELKELVSALEEHFGVTAAAPVAVAAAGGATEAAEEKTEFDIVLKSAGGNKIAVIKEVRAITGLGLKEAKDLVDKGGVIKEAAPKDEANAIKEKLTAAGAEIEVK
- the rpoB gene encoding DNA-directed RNA polymerase subunit beta — protein: MQKLIERLDFGKIKPRGQMPHFLEFQLNSYEDFLQTNMSPNKREEKGFELAFKEVFPIESSNGDVRLEYIGYELHEAEAPLNDELECKKRGKTYSNSLKVRLRLINKKMGNEIQESLVYFGEVPKMTDRATFIINGAERVVVSQLHRSPGVSFSKEVNTQTGKDLFSGKIIPYKGTWLEFETDKNDFLSVKIDRKKKVLATIFLKAVDFFKDNNEIRDYFLETKELKLKALYKKYSKNQEELLNILKQELEGSIVKEDILDEETGEFIAETEAFINEELINSLIENKVESIFYWHVGPENKLIANTLMNDITLTEDEAVVEVFKKLRPGDQVTVDSARSLIRQMFFNPQRYDLEPVGRYKMNKRLKLDIPEDQISLTKEDVLGTIKYVIDLNNGDQNVHTDDIDNLSNRRIRGVGELLLMQIKTGLAKMNKMVREKMTTQDIETVTPQSLLNTRPLNALIQDFFGSGQLSQFMDQSNPLAELTHKRRISALGPGGLSRERAGFEVRDVHDSHYGRICPIETPEGPNIGLIGSLATYAKINKYGFIETPYVKVENGVALVDDVHYLAADEEDGLFIAQADTKLDKNNKLQGLVVCRYGHEIVEIEPERVNYMDVSPKQVVSVSAGLIPFLEHDDANRALMGSNMQRQAVPLLRSEAPFIGTGLERKVAVDSGAVVTTKVSGKVTYVDGKKIIIEDKDKKEHTYRLLNYERSNQSMCLHQTPLVDLGDKVKAGDIIADGPATRLGDLSLGRNILMGFMPWEGYNYEDAILISDRLRKDDVFTSIHIEEYEIDARTTKLGDEEITREIPNVSESALRNLDENGVIMIGSEVGPGDILVGKTAPKGETEPPAEEKLLRAIFGEKARDVRDTSLTMPHGSKGVVVDILELSRENGDELKAGVNKSIRVLVAEKRKITVGDKMSGRHGNKGVVSRVLPAEDMPFLEDGTHLDVVLNPLGVPSRMNIGQVLEVHLGMAMRTLNGGTCIATPVFDGATEEQVKDYLEKQGYPRTGKVTLYDGRTGEKFDNKVTVGIMYMLKLHHLVEDKMHARAIGPYSLVTQQPLGGKAQFGGQRLGEMEVWALEAYGASNILQEMLTVKSDDITGRTKTYEAIIKGESMPESDLPESFKVLLKEFQALALDIELCDEEDNVINVDEEIGIEDTPTEYSPQYEIEMTGLHEIDEDAEDFEE